Within the Cataglyphis hispanica isolate Lineage 1 chromosome 25, ULB_Chis1_1.0, whole genome shotgun sequence genome, the region TTCATTCCAtactttatgatttttataattttgatatttgaaaGGAGAGTAAAATGAtttgaacaaattaattttaatgaaaaaataaatatatatatgtatatatatatatatatatatatatatatatatatatatatatatacacgcgcgcacatatatatatatatagagttcaATGAAGAGATTaatgaaacaatataaaacagaatacatttaatttttaatacataacaCTTTTAACactgttgaaaaattaatatatatatatatatatatatacaatttttttatatgggcatcaatgtatttaattacatgtgtttgtctttttcttttttttttttttaagcgatCGAATTATATCTAATGCATTTACAGCACATTTAAAAGTATACGCGTAAAAGAGATAGCGTTATCGcctattcttattttaatagttgCAAATGCAGTCACGATTTTAGCGATTATTACGAATATTGTGTTCTACGAAAAGtgctattattgaaatttgtattcaatttttatttttaaaaagttaattattaattgattttaataaattaaatagtcAATAATCGTTGGTTTAAAATGCCTCCTGTGCTATGAAAACATCgctattataaacatttcaattatttaaataagacatatatatatatatatatatatgtcttttatttatatatatatgtcttatttaaataattgaaatgtttattatagcGATGTTTTCATAGCACAGAAGGCATTTTAAACCAACGATTATTGActacttaatttattaaaatcaattaataactttttaaaaataaataaaaattgaatacaaatttcaataatagcaCTTTTTGTAGAACACAATATGTTCGTAATAATCGCTAAAATCGTGACTGTATTTGcaactattaaaataagaataagcgATAACGCTATCTCTTTTACGCGTATACTTTTAAATGTGCTGTAAATGCATTAGATATGCCAAGATATAATTCGatcgcttaaaaaaaaaaaaaaagaaacacatctaattaaatacattgatGCCCATAtccaaaaatacatttctcgTATATTTCTCCGATACTTTTCGTGAGCAATAAACAGTTAAAAACAAGTGGTAAATCGCAGACAAAAATCATGTACACCAATGCTTACTAATGCCCAATTTGTGGGTATTACTgccgaaatttttattgtatttttattatatttttctattttattatatttttctattgccCACTAATGGCCTAGCAATGTGCTGTAAATGCATTAGATATGCCAAGATATAATTCGatcgcttaaaaaaaaaaaaaagacaaacacatctaattaaatacattgatGCCCATAtccaaaaatacatttctcgTATATTTCTCCGATACTTTTCGTGAGCAATAAACGgttaaaaacaatttctacTAACTATTCTAGTAATGTCTAAATTCAAGCAATGCTTAATAATGTCCACTAATGCCCTAGCAATACCTCGAATTTGTACACCATAATGTCCTCAGTGGTTTTTTACTGACTGATTTACCCCTTGGttaaaacaatttcaattattagcGCACTTGTtcgctatataatattttcttaatacaggattttgcaattaaacatATTCTTTTGAAgctgtttataaaaaacatttttttttaatgatcgcAGGTGATTCCCAAATTCAAGGCGGTACTTGTTAAATTTGACGTCGCCTTTCCATATGGTGGCAAACACGAGCAATATGGGACAGTGGCAGCCGATACTAAAGATTCGCAGGATCTTCTGATAGCTACAGTAGGCGTCAAGGACTTTGGCAATAAGGATAATTCCGATCTGGCGCAACGTTATAATATCAAGAAAGAGGATTTTCCGGTAGTCTTATTATTCGTTCAAGGTAAATCGGAACCGATTAGATTTACCACCGAGAAAGATTCCGATTTCACCGGGGAATATTTGAAGCGATTCGTCAGATCCAAGTCGAGAGTATACCTAGGTCTACCAGGATGCGTGGAACGGTTGGATAAATTAGCCGAGGAATTCAAAATCGCGAACGAACAAGAGAGACAGGTAATTTAgtgctaataaaataagaaaaatataatttattagttgAACAGGGcatcattttttgaaaaacaaaaactttggaaatcttttttttttttttagagaccagaataattagataacattaaaaaatatttttatgttcttagtattttttaatttgtcttaTATGTTACCGTatctatcaatttaatataaaatactgtgTTATTAACGAAACAAATGGagcaataaaatctaaaataaaatagcgagTTAGTAacaaagagaattaaattcttttacatgTTCCATTTGATTATGCTAAAATACTAGAATGTCAGcttcataaatatatgaacttaaacaaaaagaattaaaataatcacatttatttgtcatattactaaattctctctaaaaaaaaatgttctattcttttttttttaggaaatattaaagaaagcaAGGATCTTCGAAGAAACTCTGCCAGAAGAGCAACGGGAAGCTGCaaagatttatgtaaaaactaTGGAGAAGATCCTAGAAAAAGGAGATGTTTTCGTACAAACAGAAGAGACGCGAGTACGAGGGCTTCTTTATAGAGGAAAATTATCTAATCAGAAGAAACGTACGATGGAAGAAAGACGAAACATTCTACAGTCATTCTCAGCGAGAGATGAactataaagaattataatcaaatttattaatgattccAAATGTCTAATAATTTAGTTTCGAATATCGATTATTTGCTTTGtagtgaattatttaatatatttcatccaattttacataaacatcaattaaaatatacacatttggACGCTATTCAAAATACCAAAGTATATTGTTACACATTGCTTATTGAATTTCTCTGTGATGAAGCATTTCttgatcatattttatacaaatatgtaagATTATTTGCTATTCATGATTGTTTTTTATGGatgctttgttttttttttatatatatataaatacatacaaatgcaaaataaattaggtgataaaaattaaaaatataggcTTTTTACATCCAGGAATATACTTGTCTATctgtcaaattaaatatttataaataatatatataattattcaaccTCTTtgttacatgtaaaaaaaaacaataaaaaaatttattgaaaatatttttcaaggagGAAATGCGCTATTGTCAGAGTGATTGTagattaagatatattgtAAAGTATGTAACAAatgaatcaattttatattattatataatatactatttgtAATTCTTTCAACATACGATTTGATATTCTTAAGACAGACATGATATACAATCATTCTAACTATCATTCATAACTATCAAAAAATGAGTGATTAATGCATAGATCATCTTCCtgaattgagaaataaataaaattcggaAGATTTTCTGTTTATACAATTATCGttgtatttattcattttctgtTCTCCCAACAGTCGACACACATACGTTCTCTCACATACACTCTTTCAATACAAGtacaaatacaattttgtattgatttaaaaacgattccaatttttaaaaaatcacatatcTAACATTCGTATAAATACAGTTTTACCGCGTAACttggaaatttatttagtttttctcTAACGTTGCTAAAAAATGttacttacatatttatcaatgtTCAAATAATGAAACTTTAATGGCATGATATGCACGTCTGCGTACATAAAATCGGAATGTGACATTTGATAATAAACTCTGTGTTACTTGTgtctccatatatatatatatatatatatatatatatatatatatatatatatatatatatatatatatatatatttcataattcattattaatttttctcacctTCGTCTTTCACTTTTAACTTTGTTATTTCGTTGATTATTTTCTCCTCATTTGACGTtactacatcttttttttctgtcgaCATTGTTGGCACTTTCTCGACTTCTCTCTGCTGAGAAATAGCAGATTCTCCAGTCTGTTTAGGCAACTTTGTTTGGTCCTCGTTATCAGTACTTTCATCATAACTTACATCGCTGCTGGATTCACTATCACTTTCACCATGCTTCTGTTCTGGATTGTTTTTGCCAGCATAAATCTCACATTCAGATCCTACAATCTTCTTAGCTTTTTCAAATGCCTCTTTCCACATTGATGCATCtagtaaacaaataaaataatgcggTAACATTCTTTGCAATAttgtttctcttatatttatcatatatcgtGTTTCTCATACatacaagatttttaatgCATCAATTCAAAACTTACTTTCGACATTCGCGAAACGTATTGCGAGCAATTCCGGCTTGAGTTGTTCGTCCGCAAAATCAGCAAGTACACTCCAAACCCATGCTCTATCACTGCCACAATTTGGTTTTAGTTCCATCCATGGAGTCACAAAATGATTAGCACAGATCTTGAGGGTTTTGTCTCTGCGCATGACTACTCTAACTGTGTTTTTTATCTTGTGTCTTAACAATTTGACTTCTCCTGTGCCACGCTCCTTCCATTCTGCTGGATTATTCGATGTATCataacgatataattttgctCGCCTaggaatgataaaaaagatattatatgtatattattttataaatctattgtataaaataaatattcttacaattatttaacttacaattttaacatttctacTTCATCTTCCTCATTATTGGACACTTCAATTAAAGGTAAAGAAACTATAGGTTCAAAATGTACATCATTTTCAGTGCTCTCTTCATCATTATTCTGGGACTCGCAGTTGGCACTTTTCACATCAATATGATCGCCGtttagcttaaaaaaaaaaaacaaaaaataaaaatttatttttaaaaattctaacttCAAGCtcaattacaaaatacataatttagaatataaaacaagataaacATGTTAAAATATGTACGGGAattaagatgaa harbors:
- the LOC126858538 gene encoding endoplasmic reticulum resident protein 29; the protein is MIRSSLVFMLVVVIASHVTTGEDCKGCVPLDSYSFDKVIPKFKAVLVKFDVAFPYGGKHEQYGTVAADTKDSQDLLIATVGVKDFGNKDNSDLAQRYNIKKEDFPVVLLFVQGKSEPIRFTTEKDSDFTGEYLKRFVRSKSRVYLGLPGCVERLDKLAEEFKIANEQERQEILKKARIFEETLPEEQREAAKIYVKTMEKILEKGDVFVQTEETRVRGLLYRGKLSNQKKRTMEERRNILQSFSARDEL
- the LOC126858536 gene encoding ran-specific GTPase-activating protein-like; amino-acid sequence: MPENVLNGDHIDVKSANCESQNNDEESTENDVHFEPIVSLPLIEVSNNEEDEVEMLKLRAKLYRYDTSNNPAEWKERGTGEVKLLRHKIKNTVRVVMRRDKTLKICANHFVTPWMELKPNCGSDRAWVWSVLADFADEQLKPELLAIRFANVENASMWKEAFEKAKKIVGSECEIYAGKNNPEQKHGESDSESSSDVSYDESTDNEDQTKLPKQTGESAISQQREVEKVPTMSTEKKDVVTSNEEKIINEITKLKVKDEGEKN